One Aphidius gifuensis isolate YNYX2018 linkage group LG3, ASM1490517v1, whole genome shotgun sequence DNA window includes the following coding sequences:
- the LOC122851127 gene encoding uncharacterized protein LOC122851127: MRNIEIKAVLKNRESVEDRAKSLSGSGPTIIKQSDTFFEVPKGRLKLRSFEDGSGVLIFYERPDVEGPKLSQYNMVKLEDQVACDGLKGILGKTNGIIGVVDKIRHLYIVGQSRIHIDQVDNLGNFMEIEVVLQDDEDVKIGEEISKNLMSKLGICDDDLISTAYIDLLAQKN, from the exons ATGAGAAACATTGAGATTAAAGCTGTTTTAAAAAACCGCGAATCAGTTGAGGATAGAGCCAAAAGTCTTTCTGGTTCTGGACCAACAATTATCAAACAATCTGATACATTTTTCGAGGTACCAAAAGGCCGGCTAAAGTTGAGATCATTTGag gaTGGATCTGgtgtgttgattttttatgaaCGACCAGATGTTGAAGGTCCAAAACTAAGTCAATATAACATGGTTAAATTGGAAGATCAAGTGGCATGTGATGGATTGAAGGGCATATTGGGGAAGACAAATGGTATCATTGGTGTTGTTGATAAGATTCGTCATCTTTATATTGTTGGACAATCGAGAATTCACATTGATCAAGTTGATAATCTAGGAAATTTCATGGAAATTGAG GTTGTTTTACAAGACGATGAGGATGTCAAAATTGGTGaagaaatttcgaaaaatttaatgagTAAATTGGGTAtttgtgatgatgatttaatttcaaCAGCTTACATTGATTTACTtgcacaaaaaaattga
- the LOC122853379 gene encoding protein chibby homolog 1-like: protein MPLFANKFSPKKTPQRKVSISLATKDLSPKRIEKELGPDIGQIRLRLGDQQATFDGGIWIPESGKIAGTFKENEKLKKDIKKLEEENNLLKLKYNLILDMVTEKTAEVHLQQSEIDNLRNKLSLKKKVTT, encoded by the exons ATGCCActatttgcaaataaattttcaccaAAAAAAACACCACAAAGAAAAGTGTCAATATCATTGGCAACAAAAGATTTAAGTccaaaaagaattgaaaaagaaCTTGGTCCTGATATTGGACAAATACGTTTACGACTTGGTGATCAACAAGCAACATTTGATGGTGGTATTTGGATTCCAG agTCTGGAAAAATAGCTGGTACatttaaagaaaatgaaaaactaaaaaaagatattaaaaaattagaagaagaaaataatttattaaaattaaaatacaatttaattctCGATATG gtTACTGAAAAAACAGCTGAAGTACATTTACAACAGAGTGAAATTGATAATCTtcgtaataaattatcattaaaaaaaaaagttacaacataa
- the LOC122853378 gene encoding LOW QUALITY PROTEIN: DNA topoisomerase 3-alpha-like (The sequence of the model RefSeq protein was modified relative to this genomic sequence to represent the inferred CDS: deleted 2 bases in 1 codon; substituted 1 base at 1 genomic stop codon), which translates to MKSLLFTANFGRLLFKKLTNNVKIKNINYSVNSIDNNKKIMKVLNVAEKNDAAKNISGLLSRGNSQRREGFSKFNKIYEFDMRLWNQNVKMTMTSVSGHLLTYEFNGAYRKWTGCHPLALFDAPVTKSCPENFTKIKRTLEREIRQCDALIIWTDCDREGENIGFEIINVCQAVKRNIKVYRAKFSEITNASITRAIQTLDEPQKNISDAVDVRSELDLRIGAAFTRFQTLRLQKVFPQKLSDMLISYGSCQFPTLGFVVERYLAIERFKPEPYWKIKVSDNYDNINVEFRWSRVRLFEKLPCQIYYDIVNEKKDAIIEKVISKPKSKWRPLPLDTIELEKQGSKKLRMNAKETMKIAEKLYTQGLISYPRTETNIFPREFNLQTLVQQQIEHQTWGNYAQRVLQDGITPRAGKKSDQAHPPIHPTKFTNNLQGNEAKVYEFVVRHFLACVSKNAEGYETTVDIDIAGEKFTTNGLQIIAKNYLEVYIYEKWNAKEIHIYEEGKSFKPTSIEMVEEQTSAPNLLTEADLISLMDKHGIGTDATHAEHIETIKSRQYVGLKNNIYFMPGKLGIGLVMGYDNMGFQMSKPNLRAELENDLKLICQGQKNPADVLTTQINNYREVFRVALERANLIDEALAEYLDERPTGDGNIEMITPTEEVPIFKCPKCGQNMVLRERKDSGKKYIACMGFPDCKNSIWFQDTINDIEILQETCDKCTGNPKKLKFKIRPGAIPMYGNCYETCIGGCDDMFNQIMSIKNESVKKTNGTQDSGYSSAPHNTTVASQSQHQTTTTTTNRAARGGGAGTTNRNNTRTQNFPSSRPTNNHNNKRTSDEWGPSDTSMFNESKRPKISNQSTWSSSSSSSSLVNSNNSNTNQDNILCNCHEPAIKLTVRKEGPNTGRQFFKCSKTSSACDFFLWDDAEPSDNNRNSQRNNTSLNRTTTRVNNNSINDDWDVPSGNSWNQNNNNNSNNYNNNNRTNTNGGGGGGGDDAPSCVCGEPARKLTVRKDGPNKGRSFWGCPQGVSTNCKFFVWADDNDAGGSGTGGGGGGGFNNAXQGRGGARGGGAAGGTRAKRKCGICGNEGHTKKTCPENSMD; encoded by the exons ATGAAATCTTTATTGTTTACCGCCAATTTTggtagattattatttaaaaaattaacaaacaatgttaaaattaaaaatataaattacagtgttaattcaattgacaataataaaaaaatcatgaaagtCTTAAATGTTGCTGAGAAAAATGATGCagctaaaaatatatctgGACTTTTGAGTCGAGGAAATAGTCAAAga AGAGAAGGTTTTTCAaagttcaataaaatatatgaatttgaCATGAGACTATGGAATCAAAATGTCAAAATGACAATGACATCAGTATCTGGACATTTGTTAACTTATGAATTCAATGGTGCTTATAGAAAATGGACTGGCTGTCATCCATTGGCTTTATTTGATGCTCCAGTAACAAAATCATGTccagaaaattttacaaaaataaaacgtaCATTAGAACGTGAAATACGTCAATGTGATGCATTAATAATATGGACAGATTGTGATAGAGAAGGTGAAAATATTGgctttgaaataataaatgtttgtcAAGCTgtcaaaagaaatattaaagtaTACAGAGCTAAATTTTCTGAAATAACAAATGCATCAATAACAAGAGCAATACAAACACTTGATgaaccacaaaaaaatatcagtgatGCTGTTGATGTTAGAAGTGAACTTGATCTACGAATTGGTGCTGCATTTACTAGATTTCAAACTTTACGTTTACAAAAAGTATTTCCTCAAAAATTATCTGACATGTTAATTAGTTATGGTAGCTGTCAATTTCCAACTCTTGGTTTTGTTGTTGAAAGATACTTGGCAATTGAAAGATTTAAACCTGAGCCATACTGGAAAATTAAAGTATCAGATAATTATGACAATATTAATGTTGAATTTCGTTGGTCACGTGTacgtttatttgaaaaattaccaTGTCAAATATACTATGACattgtcaatgaaaaaaaagatgcaattattgaaaaagtaataAGTAAACCAAAAAGTAAATGGCGTCCATTACCACTTGATACAATTGAATTAGAAAAACAAGGctcaaaaaaattacgtatGAATGCCAAAGAAACTATGAAAAttgctgaaaaattatatacacaagGTTTAATTAGTTATCCACGTACTGAGACAAATATATTTCCacgtgaatttaatttacaaacacTTGTACAACAACAAATAGAACATCAAACATGGGGTAATTATGCACAACGTGTACTTCAAGATGGTATAACACCACGTGCTGGTAAAAAAAGTGATCAAGCACATCCTCCAATACATccaacaaaatttacaaataatttacaagGTAATGAAGCTAAAGTATATGAATTTGTTGTACGTCATTTTTTAGCTTGTGTATCAAAAAATGCTGAGGGTTATGAAACAACAGTTGATATTGATATTGCTGgtgaaaaatttacaacaaatggtttacaaataattgctaaaaattatttagaagtttatatttatgaaaaatggaATGCCAAAGAGATTCATATTTATGAAGAGGGTAAATCATTTAAACCAACAAGCATAGAAATGGTTGAAGAACAAACATCAGCACCAAATTTATTAACAGAAGCTGATTTAATATCATTGATGGATAAACATGGTATTGGTACTGATGCAACACATGCTGAACACAttgaaacaattaaatcaCGTCAATATgttggtttaaaaaataatatttattttatgcctGGTAAATTGGGTATTGGTCTTGTCATGGGTTATGACAATATGGGTTTTCAAATGAGCAAACCAAATTTACGTGCTGAACTTGAAAATgatcttaaattaatttgtcaagGACAAAAAAATCCAGCAGATGTATTAACaacacaaattaataattatcgtgAAGTATTTAGAGTTGCATTAGAACGTgctaatttaattgatgaagCATTGGCTGAATATTTAGATGAAAGACCAACTGGTGATGGTAATATTGAAATGATAACACCTACTGAAGAAGTACCAATATTTAAATGTCCAAAATGTGGACAAAATATGGTACtacgtgaacgtaaagatagtggaaaaaaatatattgcttgTATGGGTTTTCCAGattgtaaaaattcaatatggtTTCAAGATACAAtaaatgacattgaaatattacaagaaacatgtgataaatgtactggtaatccgaaaaaattaaaatttaaaatacgaccaggtgctataccaatgtATGGTAATTGTTATGAGACTTGTATTGGTGGTTGTGATGATAtgtttaatcaaataatgagtattaaaaatgaatctgttaaaaaaacaaatggtacacaagatagtggttattcaagtgctccACATAATACAACAGTTGCATCACAATCACAACatcaaacaacaacaacaacaactaatCGTGCTGCtcgtggtggtggtg CTGGTACGACtaatagaaataatacaaGAACCCAAAATTTTCCTTCATCACGTccaacaaacaatcacaataACAAACGAACAAGTGATGAATGGGGTCCAAGTGATACTAGTATGTTTAATGAATCAAAAAGACCTAAAATTAGTAATCAATCAACATggtcatcgtcatcatcatcatcatcattagttaatagtaataatagtaatacaaATCAAGACAATATATTATGTAATTGTCATGAGCCAGCAATTAAATTAACAGTTAGAAAAGAGGGACCAAATACAGGtagacaattttttaaatgttcaaaAACAAGTTCAGcctgtgatttttttctttgggaTGATGCTGAGCCATCTGATAATAATCGTAATAGTCAAAGAAATAATACATCATTAAATAGAACAACAACaagagtaaataataattcaataaatgatgatTGGGATGTACCAAGTGGAAATTCATGgaatcaaaataacaacaacaatagcaacaattataataataataatagaacaaatacaaatggtggtggtggtggtggtggtgatgatgcaCCATCATGTGTTTGTGGTGAACCAGCTCGTAAATTAACTGTTAGAAAAGATGGACCAAATAAAGGTAGATCATTTTGGGGCTGTCCACAAGGTGTTTCtacaaattgtaaattttttgtttgggctgatgataatgatgctgGTGGTAGTGGAactggtggaggtggtggtggtggttttAATAATGCTTAGCAA GGACGAGGTGGTGCTAGAGGTGGTGGAGCAGCTGGTGGAACAAGAGCTAAAAGAAAATGTGGTATTTGTGGCAATGAAGGCCATACTAAAAAAACATGTCCAGAAAATTCAAtggattaa
- the LOC122853380 gene encoding ovarian-specific serine/threonine-protein kinase Lok-like, with product MPPELAKNYVALRVLGYGIYGPVTLIYSKTDYCPLALKCSRTNSIDERAYQDNFMNEVDILKGLKHPNVIKIVHEINTESEICIMLEFMQGGKLFDRITKNGGLSEKLTKFYFYQIATAVEYLHDKGITHRHLKLENILLLDNDEYTLVKLTDFGFSERINHEVKIKKFHSTSYYDAPEILKNEEKTQYTSQVDVWSLGVMLYVMLSGCLPFTKRGNKDLLDVIREGTYDFTPDIFKNISVEAKNLIDKMLTVNPNDRYTAPRVLASSWLDDTELMEKISQTLKPHINIDNNDNDKIKSQNFDRGIGSK from the coding sequence ATGCCACCAGAGTTGGCTAAAAATTACGTGGCTTTGAGAGTTTTAGGATATGGTATTTATGGACCAGttacattaatatattcaaaaactgATTATTGTCCATTGGCATTAAAATGTTCAAGAACAAATAGCATAGATGAGAGAGCTTATcaagataattttatgaatgaagttgatatattaaaaggattaaaacatccaaatgttattaaaatagtACATGAAATAAATACAGAATCTGAAATTTGTATCATGCTTGAGTTCATGCAAGgtggtaaattatttgatagaaTTACCAAAAATGGTGGTTTATCAGAAAAACTaacgaaattttatttctatcaaattGCAACTGCTGTTGAGTATCTTCATGACAAAGGAATAACACATCGTCATCTTAaactagaaaatatattattattagataatGATGAATATACACTTGTCAAATTAACTGATTTTGGTTTCTCAGAACGGATTAATCATGAAGTAAAGATTAAGAAATTTCATAGTACATCATATTATGATGCACCAGAAATATTGAAAAACGAAGAAAAAACACAGTATACAAGTCAAGTAGATGTATGGAGTTTGGGTGTTATGTTGTATGTTATGTTGAGTGGCTGTCTACCATTTACAAAAAGAGGAAATAAAGATCTTTTGGATGTGATTAGAGAAGGCACATATGATTTTACAccagatatatttaaaaatatatctgtaGAAGCCaaaaatttgattgataaGATGCTAACGGTCAATCCAAACGATCGTTACACAGCTCCAAGAGTTCTTGCAAGTTCATGGCTGGATGATACAGAActaatggaaaaaatttcacaAACTTTAAAACCgcatattaatattgataataatgataatgataaaattaaaagtcaaaATTTTGATAGAGGAATTGGTAGCAAATGA
- the LOC122851128 gene encoding ovarian-specific serine/threonine-protein kinase Lok-like — protein MDTRLTGLNSNKNDDEDRLPDTQLPGDESQSQSSSSTPNKSSFDTWAFLIPCQSQLDQHDPYHNNNRKPLDIFCLIKNEYTAGRLEHVDIQFNEENTDLKRLLQTSKTQFIIKRERVTNYKTADYEGDFVVFIYDKSMNGTYINKKKLKNNKGILLHNDTISIASPNYKGNFYN, from the exons atggaCACTAGGTTAACTGGTTTAAATTCTAATAagaatgatgatgaagatcgTCTACCTGATACACAACTACCAGGTGATGAATCACAATCacagtcatcatcatcaacaccaaATAAAAGTTCATTTGACACATGGGCCTTCCTTATTCCATGTCAAAGCCAACTTGATCAACATGATCCATATCATAACAATAATCGAAAGCCActtgatatatttt gtctcattaaaaatgaatatacagCTGGACGATTGGAACATGTGGATATACAATTTAATGAAGAAAACACAGATTTAAAAAGATTACTTCAAACAAGTAAaacacaatttataattaaacgtGAAAGagtaacaaattataaaacagCTGATTATGAAGgtgattttgttgtttttatttatgacaaAAGTATGAATGgtacatatattaataaaaaaaaactaaaaaataataaaggcaTACTACTTCATAATGATACAATAAGTATTGCTAGCCCGAATTATAAAGGtaacttttataattaa
- the LOC122851129 gene encoding ovarian-specific serine/threonine-protein kinase Lok-like: METRLTDLNSNNNDRTLLPGNELQSQSSSSSSPNEISKDTWGILSPCWQRQLDECCLIKNEYTAGRFQHLDIEFNEKNTDSKRLLQTSKTQFIIKRERVTNYKTADYEGDFVVFIYDKSMNGTYINKKKLKNNKGILLHNDTISIASPNYKVFEYLQSTNPVDIPSELAKNYVALRILGYGVCGPVTLIYSKTDYCPLAFKYIRKNGLDETAYQEIFMNEVNMLKGLKHPNVNQMVHAINTPSYIFVMLEYMQGGKLLDRIIKHDGLSENLTKFYFYQIVTAVEYLHDKGIIHRDLKPENILLLDNDEYTLVKLTDLAFSKLIDCEATIKKFDGMSYYDAPEIFRSERKQQYTSQVDVWSLGVILYRMLSNRLPFTKRGNKNLSDIIREGTYDYIPDTFKNVSVEAKNSIDKMLTVNPNDRYTAPRVLAKELVANETSTFTISNTFDNIKQ; the protein is encoded by the exons atggaaACCAGGCTAACTGATTTAAATTCTAATAACAATGATCGTACACTACTACCAGGTAATGAATTACAATCacagtcatcatcatcatcatcaccaaatgaaatttcaaaagACACATGGGGTATACTATCACCATGTTGGCAAAGGCAACTTGATGAATGTT GTctcattaaaaatgaatatacagCTGGACGATTTCAACATTTGGATAtagaatttaatgaaaaaaacacaGATTCAAAAAGATTACTTCAAACAAGTAAaacacaatttataattaaacgtGAAAGagtaacaaattataaaacagCTGATTATGAAGgtgattttgttgtttttatttatgacaaAAGTATGAATGgtacatatattaataaaaaaaaactaaaaaataataaaggcaTACTACTTCATAATGATACAATAAGTATTGCTAGCCCGAATTATAAAG TCTTCGAGTACCTGCAATCAACAAATCCAGTCGATATTCCATCAGAGTTGGCCAAAAATTACGTGGCTTTGAGAATTTTAGGATATGGTGTTTGTGGACCAgttacattaatttattcaaaaactgATTATTGTCCATTggcatttaaatatataagaaaaaatggCTTAGATGAGACAGCttatcaagaaatttttatgaatgaaGTTAATATGTTAAAAGGATTAAAACATCCaaatgttaatcaaatggtaCATGCAATAAATACACCATCTTATATTTTTGTCATGCTTGAATACATGCAAGGTGGTAAATTGCTTGATAGAATTATAAAACATGATGGTTTAtcagaaaatttaacaaaattttatttctatcaaattGTAACTGCTGTTGAGTATCTTCATGACAAAGGAATAATACATCGTGATCTTAAaccagaaaatatattattattagataacGATGAATATACACTTGTTAAATTAACTGATCTTGCTTTCTCAAAACTGATTGATTGTGAAGCAACGATTAAGAAATTTGATGGTATGTCATATTATGATGCACCAGAAATATTTAGGAGCGAAAGAAAACAACAGTATACAAGTCAAGTAGATGTATGGAGTTTGGGTGTTATATTGTATCGTATGTTAAGTAACCGTCTACCATTTACAAAAAGaggaaataaaaatctttcaGATATTATTAGGGAAGGTACTTATGATTATATACCagatacatttaaaaatgtatctgTAGAAGCCAAAAATTCGATTGATAAAATGCTAACGGTCAATCCAAACGATCGTTACACAGCTCCAAGAGTTCTTGCAA AGGAATTGGTAGCAAATGAAACGTCAACGTTTACAATAAGTAatacatttgataatataaaacaataa
- the LOC122851130 gene encoding ovarian-specific serine/threonine-protein kinase Lok-like yields MDIRLTGLNFNNNDDEDRLPDTLPGDETQSQPLSSSPLNKISKGTWGILIPCCQRQLDEHHNNNRKPLKICCLTKNEYKAGRLEHVDIQFNKDNTDSKRLLQTSKTQFIIKRERVTNYETADYEGDFVAVIHDKSTNGTFINNSKLKNKKGILHHNDTISIAKSGYEVFQYVQTKNLVEIPSELAKNYVALRLLGHGICGPVKLIYSKTDYCPLALKCIKKNSFYKMAHQNSFMSEADILKGLKHPNVIQMVHAINTPSNIFIMLEYMQGGELHDRIKKNVGLSEKLTKFYFYQIATAVEYLHGKGITHRDLKPENILLLDNDEYTLVKVTDLAFSKLVDHKIMIKKFNGTSYYVAPEIFRSIEKGQYTSRFDVWSLGVMFQRRYKSVNPKDRYSAPHVLASSWLDDKELMITVSKTLKPYIISEIKSLSFDRGIGSK; encoded by the exons atggaCATCAGGCTAActggtttaaattttaataacaatgatgatgaagatcgTCTACCTGATACACTACCAGGTGATGAAACACAATCACagccattatcatcatcaccactaaataaaatatcaaaaggcACATGGGGTATACTTATACCATGTTGTCAAAGGCAACTTGATGAACATCATAACAACAATCGAAAGCCACTTAAAATATGTT GTTTGacgaaaaatgaatataaagcTGGACGATTGGAACATGTGgatatacaatttaataaagaCAATACAGATTCAAAAAGATTACTTCAAACAAGTAAaacacaatttataattaaacgtGAAAGAGTAACAAATTATGAAACAGCCGATTATGAAGGTGATTTTGTTGCTGTTATTCATGACAAAAGTACAAATggtacatttattaataattcaaaactaaaaaataaaaaaggcatACTCCATCATAATGATACAATAAGTATTGCTAAATCTGGTTATGaag tcTTCCAGTACgtgcaaacaaaaaatttagttgaGATTCCATCAGAGTTGGCTAAAAATTACGTGGCTTTGAGACTTTTAGGACATGGTATTTGTGGACcagtcaaattaatttattcaaaaactgATTATTGTCCATTGGcattaaaatgtattaaaaaaaatagcttttATAAGATGGCTCATCAAAATAGTTTTATGAGTGAAGCTGATATATTAAAAGGATTGAAACATCCAAATGTGATTCAAATGGTACATGCAATAAATACACcatctaatatttttatcatgctTGAATACATGCAAGGTGGTGAATTACatgatagaattaaaaaaaatgttggtttatcagaaaaattaacaaaattttatttctatcaaattGCAACTGCTGTTGAGTATCTTCATGGCAAAGGAATAACACATCGTGATCTTAAaccagaaaatatattattactagATAACGATGAATATACACTTGTTAAAGTAACTGATCTTGCTTTCTCAAAACTGGTTgatcataaaataatgattaagaAATTTAATGGAACATCATATTATGTTGCACCAGAAATATTTAGAAGCATAGAAAAAGGACAGTATACGAGCCGATTCGATGTATGGAGTTTGGGTGTTATGTT CCAAAGACGTTATAAAAGCGTTAATCCAAAAGATCGTTACTCAGCTCCACACGTTCTTGCAAGTTCATGGCTGGATGATAAAGAACTAATGATAACAGTTTCAAAAACTTTAAAACCATATATTATTAGTGAAATTAAAAGTCTAAGTTTTGATAGAGGAATTGGTAGCAAATGA
- the LOC122853381 gene encoding uncharacterized protein LOC122853381: protein METYKQREMNAKADLNLVVKKFEKKASNVQKKMTSAPSRPVRHNVIKKMIGDIKRFVDDPKMNLLSRRKKLKAHYKKVMLKWYIPIFWKEPRLETIICRNKELVLSCFTEYSLPCWSLNKNDDERLNDLKYVIEFCGYNLTSLNVDKHPFSTVMPLINNNCPGLKELVVEFKEIKDEDFENVFSNMPKLEKLEVTWKCKNSALPMTLVKSLEQVGGTLKQLYLSCRSEDEVFLPDSLASVFTRFIALERLYVNGFQLSQPIIQSIGEIKNLTSFKLLPLRDHPMINKKISMSPIGNLINLESLDICWDCGDADELLINLGDNAKQLQKLDMLVTNLTDNGMIAVKKMSQLRWLTLGKRLDTLKKTNNFITDKSIECLFNEKLRYLNLSNCTEISNRSVIKAFENLPDLSCLCVKNTNVTIKVVEELSKLTKLRKQKLHVYVSFKDCNGIFKSLIESHNVELISTE from the exons ATGGAGACTTATAAACAACGTGAGATGAATGCAAAGGCTGATTTAAATCTGGTGGttaaaaagtttgaaaaaaaagcttcaaaTGTGCAGAAAAAA aTGACCTCAGCCCCAAGCAGACCAGTTCGAcataatgtaataaaaaaaatgattggagATATTAAAAGATTTGTTGATGATCCCAAGATGAATCTCTTatcgagaagaaaaaaattaaaagcacaCTATAAAAAGGTTATGCTTAAGTGGTATATACCAATATTTTGGAAAGAACCACGACTCGAAACAATTa tATGCAGAAATAAAGAACTTGTTCTTTCATGCTTTACAGAATATAGTTTACCGTGTTGGTCATTAAATAAGAATGATGATGAAAGACTAAATGATCTAAAATATGTCATTGAATTCTGTGGTTACAATTTAACAAGCCTAAATGTAGACAAACATCCTTTTTCTACAGTAATGCCGTTGATTAATAACAACTGTCCAGGTCTTAAGGAACTTGTCGTagaatttaaagaaataaaagatgaggattttgaaaatgttttttctaatatgCCTAAACTTGAAAAGCTAGAGGTTACATGGAAGTGTAAAAATTCAGCTCTACCAATGACTTTGGTCAAGTCATTAGAACAAGTTGGTGGAACCTTGAAACAGTTATATCTTTCATGTAGATCAGAGGATGAGGTTTTCTTACCAGATTCATTGGCTTCG gtattCACTCGATTCATCGCTTTAGAACGTTTATATGTCAATGGTTTTCAATTGAGTCAACCAATAATCCAGTCGAtaggtgaaataaaaaatttaacttcttTCAAATTACTCCCACTTCGTGATCAtccaatgattaataaaaaaatcagtatGTCTCCAATTGGGAATTTGATAAATCTTGAATCATTAGATATTTGTTGGGATTGTGGTGATGCAGatgaattattgattaatctcGGTGATAACGCTaaacaattacaaaaattagatatgCTTGTTACAAATTTAACAGATAATGGTATGATCGCCGTTAAAAAAATGAGTCAATTGCGATGGCTCACTCTTGGTAAACGTTTAGATACATTGAaaaagacaaataattttatcactgataaatcaattgaatgtttatttaatgaaaaattgcggtatttaaatttatcaaattgcaCCGAAATTTCTAATAGATCAGTGATTAAagcttttgaaaatttaccagatttatcatgtttatgcgttaaaaatacaaatgttacTATTAAAGTTGTCGAAGAATTATCCAAACTAACAAAGCTTCGTAAGCAAAAACTACATGTATATGTTTCTTTTAAAGATTGTAATGGTATTTTCAAGTCATTAATTGAATCACATAATGTTGAATTAATATCTACagaataa